The DNA region CCGCCCTCATAAAAGGATTATTATCTGGAACATAAAAAATCTTTCGGCCTTCCGGGAGGTATGGGTACTCAATCATGATTAGATTATTGTATAATGGCACTACCTTAATGACAAAGTTTGACCAAATCTACAAAGAAATGCTTAGAGCTCTCATGGAGCGCGGTATTGAAGAATATTCCGAGCGAACCAAACTCCACACCAAAGCTCTTCCTGGCATGCACTTCCAAATTAATCCAGAGTATGACGGTTTTCCGCTTTTAACTCTTCGAAAAATTCCCGTTATTGCTCCCATTGCAGAACAAGTCTGGTTTCTCTCTGGCTCCAGAAAGCCGGAGGAACTTTTACGCGATTTCACAAAAATTTGGGACGTCTTCACCAACCCAAACGACGTTGTGACTGTCGCTTACGGTTATCGCTGGCGCAAACATTTCGGCCGAGACCAAATCGGCAAACTCATTGAACTTTTAGAGAAAGAGCCAAGCTCCCGACATGGAGTTGTCATCGCTTGGGACCCGGGCCAAGACGGCCTCTCAACTTTCAAAAAAGCCAACGTCCCCTGCCCTTACACTTTCACGGTAAATATCATCGGGGGCAAACTTCATTTGCATAACATTGTCCGTTCAAACGATATGGTTTTAGGATTTCCTTTTGATGTCACTGGATTTTGTTTTCTGCAATACGTTTTGGCGCAAAAGCTCGGAGTCGAAGTCGGAACATATTCCCATTCAATTTCAAACGCCCATATTTACGAGAACCATTATCCGGCGGCAGAAGAAATGATAAAAAGAACTAATGGCCATCCGCCGATTAAATTAGCTCTGCCGGAAAAGACTTTTGAACGCGCAGAAAAAAAAGACGCGGATTTAATAAATGAAATTACAGAACAGCTTAAAGAGCAGTATAATCCGATGGAAAAAATTGAGGGGTTAAAAATCGCGCTTTAATACATCCCGTACGAAGTATTATATGTACTATACATACGTATTACAGAGTCATCAAAACAAGAGATTATACACCGGGTACACGAGTGACTTACGGAAACGTTTTAAAGAACATAACGATGGAAAATCGTCATACACCAAAAATCGCGGTCCTTACGAGCTTATTTATTATGAAGCATGTTTAAATAAAGAAGATGCGAGGTCGAGATAATTATATCTTAAATCAGGAAGAGGTAAGCGTTACCTTAAATCAAGGTTAAGACGTTTCCTACTTCGTACGGGATGAAAACATACATTATCGCAGCACTGTCAGCCGACGGCTTCATAGCAAAAAATAACACCGAGTCGTCCACAAAATGGACAAGCAAGGAAGACACGGCTTTTTTCCGAGAGCGGACAAAAAAAACCGGAGTGATGATTATGGGCTCTACGACTTTTGAAACTTTTGGTGGAAAACCCCTGCCCGGCCGACGCAACATCATTTATTCAAGATCTAAAAAATACGAAGGTGTAGAAACAACTTCAGAATCTCCAAAAGATCTTTTAAATCGCCTAAAGAAAGAAGGGGTGGAAGAAGTCGCCATTTGCGGGGGATCTTCCATTTACACCCTTTTTGCCGAAGCTGGACTGGTGGACAAACTAATTTTAACGATAGAAAATATAATTTTTGGAGAAGGAGTGCGGTTGTTTAATAAAAAAATTGATTTGAAAATTTGCTTGGCTTTACACCAACAAATCGGCCCGAATACGGTTGTGCTAGAATATGATGTAAAACTGCTGAAACACGCTGAACCTAAAATACACCACTGAAGAACGCCGAAAAGAATCAGCGACCAATCAGCGTTTTGATCGGCGACCAATCAGCGGAATAATCATGGCTATAATCACAAAAAAACAAATTTTAGAGAGAATTGAAAAGGGCGAGATCGGCTTCAAGCCGGAGCTTGACCAGTTCCAGCTGCAAGCCCACGCTGTTGATCTTCGGCTGGGATTTACTTTTTTAATTCCAAAAATTTGGCGGCTGACTGAAAGAGGCCGAGAGGCCGTCAACATTGACCATTTTGCCAAAGATCGGCCGCAGTATTTTGACACGGTAGAATTGGAAAAAGGCCAGTTCTTTGACCTTCTACCCGGCGAACATATTTTGGTTTCAACTTTAGAATCAATAAAAGTGCCGGCTGATTTAATGGCCGTTCTTTACCCTCGCTCTTCGGTAAATAGAAAAGGTCTTTCGGTTGATTTGACCGGTATCATTGATTCCGGCTACGAAGGCCAGCTGGCGGTGCCGGTTAGGAATAATACTCAAGCTCAAACAGTCCGGCTTTACCCGGGAGAAAGGTTTTGCCAAGTTGTTTTTGACCGGCTTGATGAAAAAGTTGAAATTACAAAAAGCCGATATCATAAAAAAGACATTATTGAAGGTTTTATAAGAAACCATGGAGAAAAATCGGAACGAGACGAAGAAGAGATTGGGATGATTAGAAAAGGTGAGATTAAAGAGCTGAAAGAAAAATATAAGATTAACAATTGACAGTTAACCTTTAACAATTAACTAAAGACCAAATTTCGCAAAGCGAAATTTGGTCTAGTTACATGTCACTTGTCACAGGTAAAATGTTTTTATTTTACCTCCACCCCCATGCTTCTAGCGGTGCCTTCAATTATTTTTGCGGCGGCTTCAATATCATTTGCGTTGAGGTCCGTCATTTTTTCTTCAGCAATTTTTTTAATCTGCTCGCGCGAAATCGTACCGGCCTTGGAAACCAAATTCTTTCCCGACCCTTTTTCTTTACCGATAGCTTTCAGAATAAGCCGCGAAGCCGGCGGAGTTTTCAAAACAAAATCAAAACTTCGGTCTTCATAGACGCTAATTTCAGCTGGAATAAGCTGACCTTTTTTTTCTTGAGTCCTGTCATTAAACTGCTTAACAAATTCACCGATATTAATACCAGCTTGGCCCAAAGTTGGCCCCAGAGGAGGAGCTGGTGTTGCCGCCCCGCCCATCGCTTGAACTTTTATTTTTTTAACTAATTTTTTAGCCATCCCTTTTGGAACTTATTTCGTAAATTTAGAGCTATTATCTTACTTATTTATAGACTTCTGTCCAGCCCGATTCAAAAACTCTGGAGATCCCCAAAGATCTAACAAGACGAGAATTTAAATCCTCTTCACTTGCAAGAAATCCAGCTCAACCGGTGTTTCCCGGCCGAACATTGAGACCAAAACTTTAACTTTTCCTCGAACTTCGTCAATTTCAGAAACT from Candidatus Paceibacterota bacterium includes:
- a CDS encoding thymidylate synthase — translated: MTKFDQIYKEMLRALMERGIEEYSERTKLHTKALPGMHFQINPEYDGFPLLTLRKIPVIAPIAEQVWFLSGSRKPEELLRDFTKIWDVFTNPNDVVTVAYGYRWRKHFGRDQIGKLIELLEKEPSSRHGVVIAWDPGQDGLSTFKKANVPCPYTFTVNIIGGKLHLHNIVRSNDMVLGFPFDVTGFCFLQYVLAQKLGVEVGTYSHSISNAHIYENHYPAAEEMIKRTNGHPPIKLALPEKTFERAEKKDADLINEITEQLKEQYNPMEKIEGLKIAL
- a CDS encoding dihydrofolate reductase family protein gives rise to the protein MKTYIIAALSADGFIAKNNTESSTKWTSKEDTAFFRERTKKTGVMIMGSTTFETFGGKPLPGRRNIIYSRSKKYEGVETTSESPKDLLNRLKKEGVEEVAICGGSSIYTLFAEAGLVDKLILTIENIIFGEGVRLFNKKIDLKICLALHQQIGPNTVVLEYDVKLLKHAEPKIHH
- the dcd gene encoding dCTP deaminase codes for the protein MAIITKKQILERIEKGEIGFKPELDQFQLQAHAVDLRLGFTFLIPKIWRLTERGREAVNIDHFAKDRPQYFDTVELEKGQFFDLLPGEHILVSTLESIKVPADLMAVLYPRSSVNRKGLSVDLTGIIDSGYEGQLAVPVRNNTQAQTVRLYPGERFCQVVFDRLDEKVEITKSRYHKKDIIEGFIRNHGEKSERDEEEIGMIRKGEIKELKEKYKINN
- the rplK gene encoding 50S ribosomal protein L11 translates to MAKKLVKKIKVQAMGGAATPAPPLGPTLGQAGINIGEFVKQFNDRTQEKKGQLIPAEISVYEDRSFDFVLKTPPASRLILKAIGKEKGSGKNLVSKAGTISREQIKKIAEEKMTDLNANDIEAAAKIIEGTARSMGVEVK